In Deinococcus maricopensis DSM 21211, one genomic interval encodes:
- a CDS encoding DUF3995 domain-containing protein, translated as MVTAVVAVLLALSGLHVYWALGGRRGVAVAVPTSPNGAQLFRPSILATLMVACALGLAALLVLAAHGVLRAPVPEVLLIVGERALACVFLLRALGEFRYVGLFRRVRATPFARWDAWLFTPLCLLLGVVVWTLPR; from the coding sequence ATGGTCACGGCAGTGGTGGCAGTGCTCCTGGCATTGAGTGGGCTTCATGTGTACTGGGCGCTGGGGGGGCGGCGCGGCGTCGCCGTGGCGGTGCCCACCAGCCCGAACGGGGCGCAGCTGTTCCGCCCGTCCATCCTGGCCACGTTGATGGTCGCGTGCGCGCTGGGTCTTGCGGCCCTGCTGGTCCTCGCAGCGCACGGCGTCCTGCGTGCGCCCGTCCCGGAGGTCCTGCTAATCGTGGGGGAGAGGGCGCTCGCGTGCGTGTTCCTGTTGCGCGCCCTGGGGGAATTCCGGTACGTGGGGCTGTTCAGGCGCGTGCGCGCCACCCCGTTCGCGCGGTGGGACGCGTGGCTGTTCACGCCGCTGTGTCTGCTGCTGGGCGTGGTGGTGTGGACGCTGCCCCGATAA
- a CDS encoding thymidine kinase, with protein MLKSPYHGGHLEVIVGPMFSGKSEELIRRVNRAVIARQRVAVFKPAIDDRYHATFVASHNGRTVEAVAVRHTDDVLAHLTGQGTLLTADTALPDVVGFDEAQFFDAGLVPLALDLADHGVRVILAGLDLDFRAEPFGLMPDLVARAESVEKLTAICVVCGAPATRTQRLIGGQPARFNDPVVMVGAQEAYEARCRVHHELRRD; from the coding sequence ATGCTGAAATCCCCCTACCACGGCGGTCACCTCGAAGTGATCGTCGGCCCGATGTTCAGCGGCAAAAGCGAAGAACTGATCCGCCGCGTCAACCGCGCCGTCATCGCCCGCCAGCGCGTTGCCGTGTTCAAACCCGCCATCGACGACCGCTACCACGCCACCTTCGTCGCCAGCCACAACGGCCGCACCGTCGAAGCCGTCGCAGTCCGCCACACCGACGACGTCCTCGCGCACCTCACCGGACAGGGCACCCTGCTCACCGCCGACACCGCCCTCCCCGACGTCGTCGGCTTCGACGAGGCGCAATTCTTCGACGCCGGCCTCGTCCCCCTCGCGCTTGACCTCGCGGACCACGGCGTACGCGTCATCCTCGCCGGCCTCGACCTGGACTTCCGCGCCGAACCGTTCGGCCTGATGCCCGACCTCGTCGCCCGCGCCGAAAGCGTCGAGAAGCTCACCGCCATCTGCGTCGTGTGCGGCGCGCCCGCCACACGCACGCAACGCCTCATCGGCGGCCAGCCCGCCCGCTTCAACGACCCCGTCGTCATGGTCGGCGCGCAGGAAGCGTACGAAGCGCGCTGCCGAGTGCACCACGAACTCCGCCGCGACTGA
- the rpmE gene encoding 50S ribosomal protein L31 has protein sequence MKKDIHPKAVPCKIIYQGKVVMETMSTKPEIHVDVWSGVHPFWTGEARFVDTEGRVDKFNKRFGDSYRSRKK, from the coding sequence ATGAAGAAGGACATCCACCCCAAAGCGGTTCCCTGCAAGATCATCTACCAAGGCAAGGTCGTCATGGAAACCATGAGCACCAAGCCCGAAATCCACGTCGACGTGTGGAGCGGCGTGCACCCCTTCTGGACCGGCGAAGCGCGCTTCGTCGACACCGAAGGCCGCGTGGACAAGTTCAACAAGCGCTTCGGCGACAGCTACCGCAGCCGCAAGAAGTAA
- a CDS encoding MarR family winged helix-turn-helix transcriptional regulator, whose protein sequence is MAHDLLARIEHDWRTTRPDLDATPMLTVISVQRASAYLQTHLERFFAAHDLTPASFDLLVTLRRSAPPGGLTPGELSGLCAITPPAITKRLDALEALHLIERVPHETDRRATRVRLTRDGRARVDDVLDAHVANEERLLSPLTREERATLRTLLTRLMDAPEATP, encoded by the coding sequence ATGGCCCACGACCTCCTCGCGCGCATCGAACACGACTGGCGCACCACGCGCCCCGACCTTGACGCCACCCCCATGCTCACCGTCATCTCGGTGCAGCGGGCCAGCGCCTACCTCCAGACGCACCTCGAACGGTTCTTTGCCGCGCACGACCTGACCCCTGCCAGCTTCGACCTGCTCGTCACGCTGCGCCGCTCCGCCCCGCCCGGCGGCCTCACCCCGGGCGAACTCAGCGGCCTGTGCGCCATCACGCCGCCCGCCATCACCAAGCGCCTCGACGCCCTGGAAGCGCTGCACCTGATCGAACGCGTCCCGCACGAAACGGACCGCCGCGCCACCCGCGTCCGCCTCACCCGCGACGGCCGCGCCCGCGTTGACGACGTCCTCGACGCGCACGTCGCCAACGAGGAGCGGCTGCTCAGCCCCCTCACGCGCGAGGAGCGCGCCACGCTGCGCACCCTCCTCACGCGCTTGATGGACGCCCCTGAAGCCACGCCCTGA
- a CDS encoding DMT family transporter: MLIALLGTLGAGLGLSVGLAINVRLAGHARHALLASLVNFLGGALVTGLATLLLPAHLHATAPAWAYLGGLIGAIYVTLTLRTAAQLGLTASTAATTLGQIAGALLVDGFGLFGVTAHPPRPTHLLAGAILLLAVVLLARERERPTPTPRTAPPEHAAH, translated from the coding sequence ATGCTGATCGCTCTGCTCGGCACGCTCGGCGCTGGCCTCGGCCTCAGCGTCGGCCTCGCCATCAACGTCCGCCTCGCCGGTCACGCCCGCCACGCGCTGCTCGCCAGCCTCGTCAACTTCCTCGGCGGCGCCCTCGTCACCGGCCTCGCCACCCTGCTCCTCCCGGCGCACCTGCACGCCACCGCGCCCGCCTGGGCGTACCTCGGCGGTCTCATCGGCGCCATCTACGTCACCCTCACGCTCCGCACCGCCGCGCAACTCGGCCTGACCGCCAGCACCGCCGCCACCACCCTCGGCCAGATCGCCGGCGCGCTCCTCGTCGACGGCTTCGGCCTGTTCGGCGTGACCGCGCACCCCCCGCGCCCCACGCACCTCCTCGCCGGCGCCATCCTGCTCCTCGCCGTCGTCCTGCTCGCCCGCGAACGCGAACGCCCCACGCCCACCCCCCGCACCGCACCGCCCGAGCATGCGGCACACTGA
- a CDS encoding DMT family transporter, producing MKVNTAPWLALAVAAGLLLPAQFAVNAALARTNGSAPLTAFTSYVIGTLTLAVMIALTPAARAHLTRLRSAPAWTLTGGLLGSAYVLGSVVLTRELGAGLAVTLVIAAQTLMSVLLDHFGALGLERRPLNPTRLLVVALILIAVVLRALSH from the coding sequence ATGAAGGTCAACACCGCCCCCTGGCTCGCCCTCGCCGTCGCCGCCGGACTGCTGCTCCCCGCGCAATTCGCCGTGAACGCCGCGCTCGCCCGCACCAACGGCAGCGCCCCCCTCACCGCCTTCACCTCTTACGTCATCGGCACCCTCACCCTCGCGGTCATGATCGCGCTCACGCCCGCCGCGCGCGCCCACCTCACGCGCCTGCGCAGCGCCCCCGCCTGGACCCTCACCGGCGGCCTGCTCGGCAGCGCCTACGTGCTCGGCAGCGTCGTCCTCACCCGCGAACTCGGCGCCGGCCTCGCGGTCACGCTCGTCATCGCCGCGCAGACCCTCATGAGCGTCCTGCTGGACCACTTCGGCGCGCTCGGCCTGGAACGCCGCCCCCTGAACCCCACGCGGCTCCTCGTCGTCGCGCTGATCCTCATCGCCGTCGTCCTGCGCGCCCTCAGCCACTGA